The following are encoded in a window of Kitasatospora fiedleri genomic DNA:
- a CDS encoding FUSC family membrane protein: MNDRPAGRRTGAVQQAVPAFAGALGLLVGVAGGWWAVPLLGAVGVLCGAISVAGPVASAAAVQLMVLTVLGCGLPVPLPGWARAGCYLAGAAWLLLLRQLTSHPRPLHAERQAVAAVFDALAEALDAAGTDRAESARRRLTAALDRAGEQLRTGHDHALRTRLAAASALCEASVALLRAARPLPARLATGPRRLATAVRTDRLPGRCRPRRRDPGHRRLRPRRPARGPRLRRDAGTGRARRRPRPDARRGLRGRWPRWCWARRGEWRGPVPGVRPWGRAGRAYGCGSGCASRRGTALALALRTGHWYWLPVTAAFLVKPDLGRCSPGSSTASPDGRRRAAGRAARPGAVRPVVAGRRGGRHRRADTRGPAALRRADRRHHRTVLAFTTTGGDHGAAPARLADTALACALVLLVGHLPGLTDTRARVGQRAAHALRTPSATSTTSCWPVRRTGTASGPRPPTGPNCAAPPTAPSPRPAPPPRPPPPNSAPADRPGRTGCA; this comes from the coding sequence GTGAACGACCGGCCCGCCGGGCGGCGGACCGGGGCCGTGCAGCAGGCCGTTCCCGCGTTCGCCGGGGCGCTGGGCCTGCTGGTCGGCGTCGCCGGGGGGTGGTGGGCGGTGCCGCTGCTCGGCGCGGTCGGGGTGCTCTGCGGGGCGATCAGCGTCGCCGGGCCGGTCGCCTCCGCCGCCGCCGTGCAGCTGATGGTGCTCACCGTGCTCGGCTGCGGCCTGCCCGTCCCGCTGCCGGGCTGGGCCCGGGCCGGCTGCTACCTGGCCGGTGCCGCCTGGCTCCTGCTGCTGCGTCAACTCACCAGCCACCCGAGGCCGTTGCACGCCGAACGGCAGGCCGTCGCCGCGGTCTTCGACGCCCTCGCCGAAGCCCTGGACGCCGCCGGGACCGACCGCGCCGAGAGCGCCCGCCGCCGGCTGACCGCCGCCCTCGACCGGGCCGGCGAACAGCTGCGCACCGGCCACGACCACGCCCTGCGCACCCGGCTCGCCGCCGCGTCCGCCCTGTGCGAGGCGAGCGTCGCCCTGCTGCGCGCCGCCCGCCCGCTGCCCGCCCGCCTCGCCACCGGCCCGCGCCGCCTGGCCACCGCCGTCCGCACCGACCGCCTCCCCGGCCGCTGCCGTCCCCGCCGCCGAGACCCCGGCCACCGCCGCCTTCGACCGCGCCGTCCTGCACGCGGCCCTCGCCTTCGGCGGGACGCCGGGACCGGCCGGGCCCGGCGCCGCCCGCGGCCGGACGCGCGGCGCGGGCTGCGCGGGCGCTGGCCGCGCTGGTGCTGGGCGCGCCGGGGGGAGTGGCGCGGCCCGGTGCCGGGCGTGCGGCCGTGGGGCCGGGCCGGCCGGGCGTACGGGTGCGGGTCGGGGTGTGCGTCGCGGCGAGGCACCGCGTTGGCGCTCGCGCTGCGCACCGGGCACTGGTACTGGCTGCCCGTCACCGCCGCGTTCCTGGTCAAGCCGGACCTGGGCCGCTGTTCTCCCGGGTCGTCAACCGCTTCGCCGGACGGTCGCCGGCGTGCTGCTGGTCGCGCTGCTCGGCCCGGTGCTGTCCGGCCCGTGGTGGCCGGTCGCCGCGGTGGCCGCCACCGGCGCGCTGATACCCGTGGCCCAGCGGCACTTCGCCGCGCAGACCGCCGTCATCACCGCACGGTGCTGGCCTTCACCACCACCGGCGGCGACCACGGCGCCGCTCCCGCCCGGCTCGCCGACACCGCGCTCGCCTGCGCCCTGGTCCTGCTGGTCGGCCACCTCCCCGGCCTGACCGACACCCGGGCCCGGGTCGGCCAGCGCGCCGCGCACGCGCTCCGCACACCCAGCGCTACCTCGACCACGTCCTGCTGGCCGGTCCGGAGGACCGGCACGGCGAGCGGGCCCCGGCCGCCGACCGGGCCGAACTGCGCCGCACCGCCTACCGCACCCTCGCCCAGGCCCGCGCCGCCGCCGAGACCGCCGCCGCCGAACTCCGCCCCGGCGGACCGGCCGGGCCGGACTGGCTGCGCCTGA
- a CDS encoding GNAT family protein: MFAADDRTALGMAGLHDRSGGGAVEIGYWCHVDHLGRGVATRPPGR, translated from the coding sequence ATCTTCGCGGCCGACGACCGGACGGCGCTCGGCATGGCGGGCCTGCACGACCGGTCGGGCGGCGGCGCGGTGGAGATCGGGTACTGGTGCCACGTCGACCACCTCGGCCGGGGCGTGGCCACCCGGCCGCCCGGGCGCTGA
- a CDS encoding GNAT family protein has product MPRRPPRPGRGHPAARALTTLPAGLPTVDRVEIHCDEANLRSAAVARRLGYRLDRVEAAGVRAPAESGRGMVWAWDCPGRPAA; this is encoded by the coding sequence GTGCCACGTCGACCACCTCGGCCGGGGCGTGGCCACCCGGCCGCCCGGGCGCTGACGACCCTGCCGGCGGGGCTCCCGACCGTCGACCGGGTCGAGATCCACTGCGACGAGGCGAACCTGCGCAGCGCCGCGGTGGCCCGCCGGCTCGGCTACCGGCTCGACCGCGTCGAGGCGGCCGGCGTGCGGGCCCCGGCGGAGTCGGGCCGCGGCATGGTCTGGGCGTGGGACTGCCCGGGCCGCCCCGCCGCCTGA
- a CDS encoding MFS transporter has translation MGKRGGRGLGRGFASLWSAAAVSALGDGIVAAAAPLLVTSLTREPVLVGLAVFVQQVPWLLLAPVSGVLVDRVDRRRLAVAANAARAALTAVLALAVYADTVSLPLVYAMGLLLGGCAALGDNASSALLPAVVGSADLRAPTPGCSGPSRCSTGSAARRSARPCSGSRRACR, from the coding sequence GTGGGCAAGCGTGGTGGCCGTGGGCTGGGACGCGGCTTCGCCTCGCTGTGGTCGGCGGCGGCGGTGTCCGCGCTGGGGGACGGGATCGTGGCGGCGGCGGCCCCGCTGCTGGTGACGTCGTTGACCAGGGAACCGGTGCTGGTCGGCCTGGCGGTGTTCGTCCAGCAGGTGCCGTGGCTGCTGCTGGCCCCGGTCAGCGGGGTGCTGGTGGACCGGGTGGACCGCCGGCGGCTCGCGGTGGCGGCGAACGCGGCGCGGGCCGCGCTGACGGCGGTGCTGGCGCTGGCGGTGTACGCGGACACGGTGTCGCTGCCGCTGGTCTACGCGATGGGCCTGCTGCTGGGCGGTTGCGCGGCACTCGGTGACAACGCGTCCTCGGCGCTGCTGCCCGCCGTGGTCGGCTCGGCGGACCTGCGCGCGCCAACTCCCGGATGTTCGGGGCCGAGTCGGTGCTCAACCGGCTCTGCGGCCCGCCGCTCGGCGCGGCCCTGTTCGGGGTCGCGGCGGGCCTGCCGCTGA
- a CDS encoding acylphosphatase, with the protein MIRRRVLVSGTVQGVFFRDSCRRTAAEAGVAGWVRNLPDGQVEAVLEGDPAAVEQLVAWMRHGPSRAVVEHVEVVEEQPEGLLVFAVTT; encoded by the coding sequence GTGATCCGGCGGCGGGTGCTGGTCTCGGGCACGGTGCAGGGCGTCTTCTTCCGCGACTCCTGCCGCCGGACGGCCGCCGAGGCGGGCGTGGCGGGCTGGGTGCGCAACCTGCCGGACGGCCAGGTGGAGGCGGTCCTCGAGGGCGATCCGGCGGCGGTGGAGCAGCTGGTCGCCTGGATGCGGCACGGCCCGTCCCGCGCGGTGGTCGAGCACGTCGAGGTGGTCGAGGAGCAGCCGGAGGGCCTGCTGGTCTTCGCCGTCACCACCTGA
- a CDS encoding amidohydrolase family protein translates to MIRLATAPELVRDVNDPLAAAGERHPGRFAAFASLPTTAPERAPDELRRAVRELGRVGALIHGRTGGGFLSAECFDPILRTAAGLRVPIYPHPARRLGTGGPVGARRVRHLGARSAVASAVPGRGIDQRVG, encoded by the coding sequence GTGATCCGGCTAGCCACCGCGCCGGAGCTGGTCCGCGACGTCAACGACCCCCTCGCGGCGGCCGGTGAGCGCCACCCCGGCCGGTTCGCGGCCTTCGCGTCCCTGCCCACCACCGCCCCCGAGCGCGCGCCGGACGAACTCCGCCGCGCGGTACGGGAGTTGGGTCGCGTCGGTGCGCTCATCCACGGCCGGACCGGCGGCGGGTTCCTGTCCGCCGAGTGCTTCGACCCGATCCTGCGCACCGCCGCCGGACTGCGCGTGCCGATCTACCCGCACCCGGCCCGCCGCCTCGGCACCGGCGGGCCGGTCGGGGCCCGGCGCGTTCGGCACCTCGGAGCGCGAAGCGCGGTGGCCTCCGCCGTCCCGGGAAGAGGCATAGACCAGCGGGTCGGGTGA
- a CDS encoding ABC transporter permease yields MTTTTQPAPAKPTGTTGAAARSLLASVGGQNLSLIGALAVVLTLFGTLNDNYLSLSNMQVIAEAATITGLLAVVQTVVIICGGLDISVGSQAGVASVVSAMAFTSAGANPLAGMAAAIGAGLLIGTLNGVIIVYGRVNPTIATLAGLAAYKGLAQLISNGRAQGYVLNDDVFIFLGRGKIAGLPVMVWILILTAAAVHLLLKYTDIGRNIYAIGGNDTAARLAGININKYLIAVYALIGAVAAIAGILLTARTGSGQPTSGSEGLELKAITAAALGGCALKGGKGGIGGTLLAVALLGCLENGLTVQGINAFWQNVAQGALLVIAVVIQQRRNGERPIGLPA; encoded by the coding sequence GTGACCACCACCACCCAGCCGGCACCCGCCAAGCCCACCGGTACCACCGGCGCCGCCGCCCGCTCGCTGCTGGCCTCCGTCGGCGGACAGAACCTCAGCCTCATCGGCGCCCTGGCCGTCGTCCTGACCCTCTTCGGCACCCTCAACGACAACTACCTCAGCCTGTCCAACATGCAGGTCATCGCCGAAGCCGCCACCATCACCGGCCTGCTCGCCGTCGTCCAGACCGTCGTCATCATCTGCGGCGGCCTCGACATCTCCGTCGGCTCCCAAGCCGGCGTCGCCTCCGTCGTCTCCGCCATGGCCTTCACCTCCGCCGGAGCCAACCCCCTCGCCGGCATGGCCGCCGCCATCGGCGCCGGCCTGCTGATCGGCACCCTCAACGGCGTCATCATCGTCTACGGCCGCGTCAACCCCACCATCGCCACCCTCGCCGGCCTCGCCGCCTACAAGGGACTCGCCCAACTCATCTCCAACGGCCGCGCCCAGGGCTACGTCCTCAACGACGACGTCTTCATCTTCCTCGGCCGCGGCAAGATCGCCGGCCTGCCCGTCATGGTCTGGATCCTCATCCTCACCGCCGCCGCCGTCCACCTCCTGCTCAAATACACCGACATCGGCCGCAACATCTACGCCATCGGTGGCAACGACACCGCCGCCCGCCTCGCCGGCATCAACATCAACAAATACCTCATCGCCGTCTACGCCCTCATCGGCGCCGTCGCCGCCATCGCCGGCATCCTCCTCACCGCCCGCACCGGAAGCGGCCAACCCACCTCCGGCAGCGAAGGACTCGAACTCAAAGCCATCACCGCCGCCGCCCTCGGCGGCTGCGCCCTCAAAGGCGGCAAAGGCGGCATCGGCGGCACCCTCCTGGCCGTCGCCCTCCTCGGCTGCCTCGAAAACGGCCTCACCGTCCAAGGCATCAACGCCTTCTGGCAGAACGTCGCCCAAGGCGCCCTCCTCGTCATCGCCGTCGTCATCCAACAACGACGCAACGGCGAACGCCCCATCGGACTCCCCGCCTAA